The Streptomyces sp. Alt3 genome has a segment encoding these proteins:
- a CDS encoding polysaccharide deacetylase family protein codes for MQLVRQKEKFPVKRRRTVCAVLAALMVGAVASGCADGADEGAGGPREPVAGQPGAAAQKGAAAEAKAQRLKREQAARVAAARKWGLAKMPLAAPAPPAVKPRITTREGFEVEGGETLPPVFTTVPTKERIVFLTMDDGAEKDPELLRMMTELKIPYSAFLSDYVVSDDYGYFKDMQARGVTLNNHTLNHRYLPGLSKEDQRREICGEQDKLEKYFGKRPTLFRPPYGNYNGDTLRVAQSCGIKAVPLWAAEAFPDHMEWREWDQDLHPGDIILTHFRGEEDWKGSMADMIRRVMRTVTDKGYAVARLEDYV; via the coding sequence ATGCAGCTAGTAAGACAAAAAGAAAAATTCCCCGTAAAGCGCCGGAGAACGGTCTGTGCGGTCCTGGCCGCCCTGATGGTCGGCGCGGTCGCCTCCGGGTGCGCCGACGGTGCGGACGAAGGGGCGGGCGGCCCTCGGGAGCCCGTCGCCGGTCAGCCGGGAGCCGCCGCCCAGAAGGGCGCCGCCGCCGAGGCCAAGGCCCAGCGGCTGAAGCGGGAACAGGCCGCCCGGGTCGCCGCCGCGAGGAAGTGGGGGCTGGCGAAGATGCCGCTCGCCGCTCCCGCGCCACCCGCCGTGAAGCCGCGCATCACGACCCGTGAGGGCTTCGAGGTGGAGGGCGGGGAGACGCTGCCGCCGGTCTTCACCACCGTGCCCACCAAGGAGCGGATCGTCTTCCTGACGATGGACGACGGGGCGGAGAAGGACCCCGAACTGCTGCGGATGATGACCGAGCTGAAGATCCCGTACAGCGCCTTCCTCAGCGACTACGTGGTGAGCGACGACTACGGCTACTTCAAGGACATGCAGGCCCGCGGTGTCACCCTCAACAACCACACGCTCAACCACCGTTACCTGCCGGGGCTTTCGAAGGAGGACCAGCGGCGGGAGATCTGCGGCGAGCAGGACAAGCTCGAGAAGTACTTCGGGAAGCGGCCCACGCTCTTCCGGCCGCCCTACGGCAACTACAACGGCGACACCCTGCGCGTCGCGCAGTCCTGCGGCATCAAGGCCGTGCCCCTGTGGGCGGCCGAGGCGTTCCCCGACCACATGGAGTGGCGCGAGTGGGACCAGGACCTGCACCCCGGCGACATCATCCTCACCCACTTCAGGGGCGAGGAGGACTGGAAGGGGTCCATGGCCGACATGATCCGCCGCGTCATGAGGACGGTCACGGACAAGGGGTACGCCGTGGCCAGGCTGGAGGACTACGTCTGA
- a CDS encoding DUF1876 domain-containing protein yields MMETAVGWHVELEFEEDTHRTRAAAMVRLSDGTEVRAHGYASRHPSDSQQPRVGEEIAGARALNELAMKLLTKAHDEIDEASGRASYPLT; encoded by the coding sequence ATGATGGAGACCGCCGTCGGATGGCATGTCGAGCTGGAATTCGAGGAGGACACCCACCGGACCCGCGCGGCCGCGATGGTGCGGCTGAGCGACGGGACCGAGGTACGGGCCCACGGTTACGCCAGCCGTCATCCGTCCGACTCGCAACAGCCACGGGTGGGCGAGGAGATCGCCGGCGCCCGCGCGCTCAACGAACTGGCGATGAAACTGCTCACCAAGGCGCACGACGAGATCGACGAGGCGTCGGGCCGGGCGTCGTACCCGCTGACCTGA
- a CDS encoding THUMP-like domain-containing protein: MNAIPPTDPADPLVAFAALRTPEGAALLDELRDHDPARELATATRLRRSHPAALVSAALGQARLRQRAVAKFGARDAYRMFFTPNGVEQATRTSVAGHRAERFAGLGVRSVADLCCGIGGDAIALARAGISVLAVDRDPLTAQVARANAEALGLQDLVEVRCADVTEIDTAPYDAVFVDPARRGGRGRIFDPEAYSPPLSWATGAALKAPRAALKIAPGVPHEAIGPQAEAEWISDGGDVKEAVLWFGEGFTPGAFRATLLPSRTTLVSHGPLPAPPVGPVGRYLYEPDGAVIRAHLVARIVEACEGRLIDETIAYVTSDVPYESDATAAYEITDQLPFNMKKLKALLRERQVGVLTVKKRGSAVEPEELRRKMKLQGPHAATVFLTRVAGAPTMLIGQPVKRP, translated from the coding sequence GTGAACGCCATTCCCCCCACCGACCCGGCCGATCCGCTCGTCGCATTCGCCGCCCTGCGCACCCCCGAGGGCGCCGCGCTCCTGGACGAGCTGCGCGACCACGACCCCGCCCGGGAGCTGGCGACCGCGACCCGGCTGCGCCGTTCGCACCCCGCCGCCCTGGTGTCGGCGGCACTCGGCCAGGCGCGGCTGCGGCAGCGCGCGGTGGCGAAGTTCGGGGCGCGGGACGCGTACCGCATGTTCTTCACCCCGAACGGCGTGGAGCAGGCGACCCGCACCTCGGTCGCCGGCCACCGCGCCGAGCGGTTCGCGGGGCTCGGCGTACGGAGCGTGGCCGACCTGTGCTGCGGGATCGGCGGCGACGCGATCGCCCTGGCCCGGGCGGGCATCTCGGTCCTGGCCGTGGACCGGGATCCGCTCACCGCCCAGGTGGCCCGTGCCAACGCCGAGGCGCTGGGACTCCAGGACCTCGTCGAGGTGCGGTGCGCCGACGTCACCGAGATCGACACCGCCCCCTACGACGCCGTCTTCGTCGACCCGGCGCGGCGCGGCGGGCGGGGCAGAATCTTCGACCCCGAGGCCTATTCGCCGCCGCTCTCCTGGGCGACCGGAGCCGCGCTGAAGGCGCCCCGTGCCGCGCTGAAGATCGCCCCCGGCGTCCCCCACGAGGCGATCGGACCGCAGGCCGAGGCCGAGTGGATCTCGGACGGCGGCGATGTGAAGGAGGCCGTGCTCTGGTTCGGCGAGGGCTTCACCCCCGGGGCGTTCCGGGCCACGCTGCTCCCGTCCCGCACGACCCTCGTCTCCCACGGCCCGCTGCCCGCACCGCCCGTCGGCCCCGTCGGCCGGTACCTGTACGAGCCGGACGGCGCCGTCATCCGAGCCCATCTGGTGGCCCGGATCGTGGAGGCGTGCGAGGGCCGGCTGATCGACGAGACGATCGCCTATGTCACGAGCGACGTGCCGTACGAGTCCGACGCCACCGCCGCGTACGAGATCACCGATCAGCTGCCCTTCAACATGAAGAAGCTGAAGGCGCTGCTGAGGGAACGCCAGGTCGGTGTCCTGACCGTCAAGAAGCGTGGCTCGGCGGTCGAACCGGAGGAGCTGCGACGGAAGATGAAACTCCAGGGGCCGCACGCGGCGACGGTCTTCCTGACCCGGGTTGCCGGGGCGCCGACGATGCTGATCGGACAGCCGGTGAAGCGGCCCTGA